The following are encoded in a window of Parambassis ranga chromosome 15, fParRan2.1, whole genome shotgun sequence genomic DNA:
- the zfp36l2 gene encoding mRNA decay activator protein ZFP36L2 isoform X2 has product MKEGVRQQTWGNEMSATVLSAFYDMDMLYKDKSMNMNALHINSMLDKKAVGAPVTTPGSGGSFTPGFFRRNSTSNMEAMNNGNKYSVGSYGSLKENTPSSNSSATALMNKENKFRDRAYSESGERGVLQQKPGSQINSTRYKTELCRPFEENGSCKYGEKCQFAHGYHELRSLSRHPKYKTEPCRTFHTIGFCPYGPRCHFIHNADERRPAPPANANVQAAEPRAARELCGYGQREVVLPPQQQLGYTQRDRPKLHHSLSFSGFSTHHGLESPLLDSPTSRTPPPPTTASTCTSTSSFYEEVLSPNSVSCINSAFNFPGQDLKALLAPLAVHTPGGYANNHSSGAYYGNMQGGVCPSSPPTYNMSHLQALRRLSESPVFEPPPSPPDSLSDRESYASGSLSSSGSLSGSESPSLDAGRRLPIFSRLSISDD; this is encoded by the exons ATGAAAGAGGGAGTGCGGCAGCAAACTTGGGGAAACGAGATGTCAGCGACCGTCTTGTCTGCTTTCTACGACATGGACATGCTTTATAAG GATAAAAGCATGAACATGAACGCCCTCCACATCAACAGCATGCTGGATAAGAAAGCGGTGGGGGCTCCGGTCACGACTCCCGGCTCCGGCGGCTCCTTCACGCCGGGATTTTTCCGCAGAAACTCGACCAGCAACATGGAGGCGATGAACAACGGCAACAAGTACTCCGTGGGCTCCTACGGAAGCCTGAAGGAGAACACGCcgagcagcaacagcagcgcCACGGCCCTCATGAACAAGGAGAACAAGTTCCGCGACCGCGCGTACAGCGAGAGCGGAGAGCGGGGCGTGCTGCAGCAGAAGCCCGGCTCTCAGATCAACTCCACCCGCTACAAGACCGAGCTGTGCCGGCCCTTCGAGGAGAACGGGTCGTGCAAGTACGGGGAGAAATGTCAGTTCGCGCACGGCTACCACGAGCTGAGGAGCTTGTCCCGCCACCCGAAATACAAAACGGAGCCGTGCCGCACCTTCCACACCATCGGCTTCTGCCCGTACGGTCCCCGGTGTCACTTTATCCACAACGCCGACGAGCGCCGGCCCGCTCCGCCCGCCAACGCTAACGTGCAGGCGGCTGAGCCCAGAGCGGCCCGGGAGCTGTGCGGCTACGGCCAGAGGGAGGTCGTCCTGCCGCCGCAGCAGCAGCTCGGCTACACCCAGAGGGACAGACCAAAGCTTCACCACAGCCTCAGCTTCTCCGGCTTCTCCACCCACCACGGACTCGAGTCTCCCCTGCTCGACAGCCCCACGTCCCGGACCCCTCCGCCTCCCACTACCGcctccacctgcacctccacctccagcttctaCGAGGAGGTCCTGTCCCCCAACTCCGTGTCCTGCATCAACAGTGCCTTCAACTTCCCAGGACAGGACTTAAAAGCCTTACTGGCCCCCCTGGCTGTGCACACCCCCGGCGGCTACGCCAACAACCACTCCAGCGGTGCTTACTACGGGAACATGCAGGGCGGCGTGTGCCCGTCCTCGCCTCCGACCTACAACATGAGCCACTTGCAGGCGCTGCGCCGCCTCAGCGAGTCGCCGGTGTTCGAGCCTCCTCCCAGCCCGCCAGACTCGCTCTCTGACCGGGAGAGCTATGCGAGCGGGTCCCTCAGCTCTTCCGGGAGCCTCAGCGGCTCCGAGTCCCCGAGTCTGGACGCTGGAAGACGGTTGCCAATCTTCAGCAGGCTGTCGATTTCAGATGACtaa
- the zfp36l2 gene encoding mRNA decay activator protein ZFP36L2 isoform X1 — protein MKEGVRQQTWGNEMSATVLSAFYDMDMLYKQDKSMNMNALHINSMLDKKAVGAPVTTPGSGGSFTPGFFRRNSTSNMEAMNNGNKYSVGSYGSLKENTPSSNSSATALMNKENKFRDRAYSESGERGVLQQKPGSQINSTRYKTELCRPFEENGSCKYGEKCQFAHGYHELRSLSRHPKYKTEPCRTFHTIGFCPYGPRCHFIHNADERRPAPPANANVQAAEPRAARELCGYGQREVVLPPQQQLGYTQRDRPKLHHSLSFSGFSTHHGLESPLLDSPTSRTPPPPTTASTCTSTSSFYEEVLSPNSVSCINSAFNFPGQDLKALLAPLAVHTPGGYANNHSSGAYYGNMQGGVCPSSPPTYNMSHLQALRRLSESPVFEPPPSPPDSLSDRESYASGSLSSSGSLSGSESPSLDAGRRLPIFSRLSISDD, from the exons ATGAAAGAGGGAGTGCGGCAGCAAACTTGGGGAAACGAGATGTCAGCGACCGTCTTGTCTGCTTTCTACGACATGGACATGCTTTATAAG CAGGATAAAAGCATGAACATGAACGCCCTCCACATCAACAGCATGCTGGATAAGAAAGCGGTGGGGGCTCCGGTCACGACTCCCGGCTCCGGCGGCTCCTTCACGCCGGGATTTTTCCGCAGAAACTCGACCAGCAACATGGAGGCGATGAACAACGGCAACAAGTACTCCGTGGGCTCCTACGGAAGCCTGAAGGAGAACACGCcgagcagcaacagcagcgcCACGGCCCTCATGAACAAGGAGAACAAGTTCCGCGACCGCGCGTACAGCGAGAGCGGAGAGCGGGGCGTGCTGCAGCAGAAGCCCGGCTCTCAGATCAACTCCACCCGCTACAAGACCGAGCTGTGCCGGCCCTTCGAGGAGAACGGGTCGTGCAAGTACGGGGAGAAATGTCAGTTCGCGCACGGCTACCACGAGCTGAGGAGCTTGTCCCGCCACCCGAAATACAAAACGGAGCCGTGCCGCACCTTCCACACCATCGGCTTCTGCCCGTACGGTCCCCGGTGTCACTTTATCCACAACGCCGACGAGCGCCGGCCCGCTCCGCCCGCCAACGCTAACGTGCAGGCGGCTGAGCCCAGAGCGGCCCGGGAGCTGTGCGGCTACGGCCAGAGGGAGGTCGTCCTGCCGCCGCAGCAGCAGCTCGGCTACACCCAGAGGGACAGACCAAAGCTTCACCACAGCCTCAGCTTCTCCGGCTTCTCCACCCACCACGGACTCGAGTCTCCCCTGCTCGACAGCCCCACGTCCCGGACCCCTCCGCCTCCCACTACCGcctccacctgcacctccacctccagcttctaCGAGGAGGTCCTGTCCCCCAACTCCGTGTCCTGCATCAACAGTGCCTTCAACTTCCCAGGACAGGACTTAAAAGCCTTACTGGCCCCCCTGGCTGTGCACACCCCCGGCGGCTACGCCAACAACCACTCCAGCGGTGCTTACTACGGGAACATGCAGGGCGGCGTGTGCCCGTCCTCGCCTCCGACCTACAACATGAGCCACTTGCAGGCGCTGCGCCGCCTCAGCGAGTCGCCGGTGTTCGAGCCTCCTCCCAGCCCGCCAGACTCGCTCTCTGACCGGGAGAGCTATGCGAGCGGGTCCCTCAGCTCTTCCGGGAGCCTCAGCGGCTCCGAGTCCCCGAGTCTGGACGCTGGAAGACGGTTGCCAATCTTCAGCAGGCTGTCGATTTCAGATGACtaa